In a single window of the Melioribacteraceae bacterium genome:
- the gcvH gene encoding glycine cleavage system protein GcvH: protein MNVPEKLMYTKDHEWIKVEGNTGIIGITEFAQGELGDIVYVDIAPDISEIISGQSFGTIEAVKTVSDLYAPVDGKVISVNEKLKDEPQLINGDPYGEGWIIKIELSNPAQIDELLSASAYQEQLG from the coding sequence ATGAACGTTCCAGAAAAATTAATGTACACTAAAGATCATGAATGGATTAAAGTAGAAGGAAATACCGGTATTATAGGAATTACAGAATTTGCACAAGGAGAATTAGGAGACATTGTTTATGTGGATATCGCACCAGACATCTCAGAGATTATCTCAGGCCAATCATTTGGTACAATTGAGGCTGTTAAAACCGTGAGCGACCTATATGCCCCGGTGGATGGTAAAGTTATTTCAGTGAATGAAAAACTCAAAGATGAACCACAGCTCATTAATGGCGATCCCTACGGCGAAGGATGGATAATTAAAATTGAATTGAGTAACCCTGCACAAATTGATGAACTTCTTTCAGCTTCTGCATATCAAGAACAGTTAGGTTAG
- the guaA gene encoding glutamine-hydrolyzing GMP synthase, which produces MHHSSKILIIDFGSQYTQLIARRIRELKVFCEIHAHSYPIEKIKDEKPTGIILSGGPMSVYEEDSPKVNSEIFKLGIPILGICYGLQLITTEFEGVVSSAEHREYGKADIEIVEHDPLLNNVIDKSVIWMSHGDLVTKMPDGFKLTAKTANSPLCAISDVKRKIFGVQFHPEVVHTSEGKKILSNFVFNICGCIDDWTPHNLIESTIKNIKEKVGSSKVICALSGGVDSSVAAVLIHKAVGDQLTCIHVDSGMMRKNESVNIVKMFEENYDLKIIHADATDIFLKRLEGVIDPEKKRKIIGNTFIDVFEQESAHIVDAKYLVQGTLYPDVIESVSVKGASVTIKTHHNVGGLPERMNFELIEPFRELFKDEVRAVGRELGLPENFIQRHPFPGPGLAVRVLGEITQERLDILREADDIFISEIQNAGIYNDIWQAFAVLLPVQTVGVMGDARTYENVVALRAVTSLDGMTADWFRFDYSFLESVSNKIIRSVRGINRVVYDISSKPPATIEWE; this is translated from the coding sequence ATGCATCATTCAAGTAAAATTCTAATAATTGATTTCGGCTCACAATACACTCAATTAATTGCCCGCAGAATTAGAGAGTTAAAAGTCTTTTGTGAAATTCATGCTCATTCATATCCAATAGAAAAAATAAAAGATGAAAAACCTACCGGCATTATTCTCTCCGGCGGACCTATGAGTGTGTATGAGGAAGATTCACCTAAAGTTAATTCTGAAATCTTTAAACTGGGTATTCCAATTCTGGGGATCTGTTACGGGCTTCAATTAATTACAACCGAATTTGAGGGAGTAGTTTCTTCAGCTGAGCATCGCGAATATGGTAAAGCAGATATTGAGATTGTTGAGCATGACCCACTTCTAAATAATGTTATTGATAAATCGGTTATTTGGATGAGTCATGGCGACCTTGTAACAAAAATGCCGGATGGATTTAAGTTAACTGCTAAAACCGCAAACTCTCCACTTTGCGCAATTTCTGATGTTAAAAGAAAAATATTTGGGGTGCAATTTCATCCCGAGGTTGTTCATACTTCTGAAGGGAAAAAAATACTTTCCAATTTTGTATTTAATATCTGCGGATGTATTGATGATTGGACTCCTCATAATTTGATTGAGTCGACCATAAAAAATATTAAGGAGAAAGTGGGCAGTAGTAAAGTTATTTGCGCTCTTAGTGGTGGTGTAGATTCATCAGTTGCCGCTGTGTTAATTCATAAAGCTGTGGGGGATCAACTTACCTGTATCCATGTTGATTCTGGAATGATGCGAAAAAATGAAAGTGTTAATATTGTTAAAATGTTTGAAGAAAATTATGACTTGAAAATTATTCATGCCGATGCAACTGATATATTTTTGAAAAGATTAGAAGGCGTAATTGATCCCGAGAAAAAAAGAAAGATTATTGGAAATACTTTTATTGATGTTTTTGAGCAGGAATCAGCCCACATTGTTGACGCGAAATACTTAGTGCAGGGTACACTTTATCCTGATGTAATTGAATCAGTCTCGGTTAAAGGAGCTTCTGTAACAATTAAAACTCACCACAATGTAGGTGGTTTACCGGAACGAATGAATTTTGAATTGATTGAACCTTTTAGAGAATTATTTAAAGATGAGGTGCGAGCGGTAGGAAGAGAATTGGGACTGCCAGAAAATTTTATTCAGCGTCATCCATTTCCGGGGCCAGGACTTGCCGTGCGAGTACTCGGCGAAATTACTCAAGAGAGATTGGATATTTTACGCGAAGCTGATGATATATTTATTAGCGAAATTCAAAACGCGGGTATTTATAATGATATTTGGCAGGCATTTGCGGTTCTGTTGCCAGTTCAGACTGTAGGTGTTATGGGAGATGCAAGGACATATGAAAATGTTGTTGCACTTAGAGCTGTGACATCATTAGATGGAATGACTGCCGACTGGTTTAGATTTGATTATTCATTTCTCGAATCTGTATCTAATAAAATTATTAGATCGGTTCGTGGAATAAATAGAGTGGTTTACGATATTAGCTCAAAACCGCCCGCAACTATCGAATGGGAATAA
- the radC gene encoding DNA repair protein RadC produces MMKVKELPLDDRPREKLCLRGSQSLSDSELIAILLRTGKKGTSSIQLAQQLLIHFKNLNQLSMQSVDSLKKISGIGRDKAVTLAASFELGRRSDSQKKWFSNKSITVPSDIADIFIPLLRDKQKEEFYVICLNSANKIIKYEKITEGILNSSVVHQREIFKVAIEANSANIILLHNHPSGNCEPSNEDISFTKKMIEAGNIIDIKIFDHIIISGNFFTSLVEKRVI; encoded by the coding sequence TTGATGAAAGTGAAGGAACTTCCTCTCGATGATAGACCGCGTGAAAAACTTTGTTTAAGAGGTTCTCAAAGTTTATCTGATTCAGAATTAATTGCAATTCTTTTGAGAACGGGAAAAAAGGGAACATCTTCAATTCAGCTTGCCCAGCAACTCTTAATTCATTTCAAAAATTTAAATCAACTCTCAATGCAATCTGTCGATTCACTGAAAAAAATTTCTGGAATTGGTAGGGATAAAGCCGTTACTTTAGCCGCATCTTTTGAGTTAGGACGTAGATCCGATTCACAAAAAAAATGGTTTTCTAACAAATCAATTACAGTTCCTTCAGATATTGCAGATATTTTTATCCCATTGTTACGGGATAAACAAAAAGAAGAATTCTATGTAATTTGTTTAAATTCAGCTAATAAAATTATAAAGTATGAAAAGATTACCGAAGGAATTTTGAACTCGAGTGTGGTTCACCAGCGAGAAATATTTAAGGTAGCTATTGAAGCAAATTCAGCGAATATCATTCTTTTGCATAATCACCCAAGCGGAAATTGCGAACCTAGTAATGAGGATATCTCCTTCACCAAAAAGATGATCGAAGCCGGAAACATAATTGACATAAAAATATTTGATCACATTATCATCTCTGGAAACTTTTTTACTAGTCTAGTTGAAAAAAGGGTCATTTGA
- a CDS encoding LysM peptidoglycan-binding domain-containing protein → MKNIKFLFSGVLFFFLAVNLFAQAEMTKEEWQNEINRLTERRIALNSELNTLKAEVSNLKKVRDGLKSYNDCMDELYAMLGATKADVDNFRNQVDALTKKIDNREAPKADRVAELSSLQKNKISALTEFFDKVHNQLPRKLDAWVEAPTEINYTVVKGDHLWGIARKKEHYANPFAWPMIYKANRDQIKNPDLIFPKQIFKIPNLTEEEKSNYDKIRRNYKPAPATQSQSLGN, encoded by the coding sequence ATGAAAAATATTAAGTTTTTATTTAGTGGAGTTTTATTCTTTTTTCTAGCCGTTAATCTTTTTGCTCAAGCCGAAATGACAAAAGAAGAGTGGCAGAACGAAATTAACCGCTTAACAGAAAGAAGAATTGCTTTAAATAGCGAATTAAATACTCTTAAAGCTGAAGTTTCTAATCTTAAAAAAGTTAGAGACGGTTTAAAATCTTACAATGACTGTATGGATGAATTATATGCAATGCTTGGCGCAACAAAAGCTGATGTTGATAATTTCAGAAATCAAGTAGATGCTTTAACTAAAAAAATTGATAATCGCGAAGCTCCAAAAGCTGATCGTGTTGCTGAACTAAGCTCATTGCAAAAAAATAAAATTTCTGCTCTAACTGAATTTTTTGATAAAGTTCACAATCAATTACCAAGAAAATTAGATGCTTGGGTTGAAGCTCCAACAGAAATCAATTATACAGTTGTTAAGGGCGATCACTTATGGGGAATTGCTCGTAAGAAAGAACATTATGCAAACCCATTTGCATGGCCTATGATTTACAAAGCTAACAGAGATCAAATTAAGAATCCTGATTTAATTTTCCCAAAACAAATATTTAAGATTCCTAATTTGACAGAAGAAGAGAAATCGAATTATGATAAAATAAGACGTAATTACAAACCTGCACCGGCAACACAGAGTCAATCACTTGGTAATTAA
- a CDS encoding PhoH family protein, whose amino-acid sequence MQGVKEEVEIVEKIIKEMIYVLNSTRRLETADIYNIIDLTLQGREIINGKEYENIVLYSKKDVIKAKTPNQVAYWNAVRENDVCFAIGPAGTGKTYLAVAFAVASLKKGVVKKIVLARPAVEAGESLGFLPGDFKEKIDPYLRPLYDALEEMIPGEQLRNYLEKGVIEIVPLAFMRGRTLNNAYVILDEAQNATSMQMKMFLTRLGPNSKSIITGDITQIDLPSYSQSGLVQVKNILQNIEGVAFIYFDKSDVVRHRLVKEIINAYEEHYNSKEKN is encoded by the coding sequence ATCCAGGGAGTAAAAGAAGAAGTTGAAATAGTAGAAAAAATAATAAAAGAAATGATTTATGTGCTCAATTCAACGCGCCGACTTGAGACTGCCGATATTTATAATATTATTGATTTGACCCTTCAGGGGAGAGAAATAATTAATGGAAAAGAGTATGAAAATATTGTACTCTACTCAAAGAAGGATGTTATAAAGGCAAAAACTCCAAACCAAGTGGCATATTGGAATGCAGTTCGTGAAAATGATGTTTGTTTTGCTATTGGTCCAGCCGGTACCGGAAAAACTTATCTGGCGGTCGCATTCGCTGTTGCTTCTCTTAAAAAAGGAGTGGTGAAGAAAATTGTACTAGCCCGCCCCGCTGTTGAAGCAGGTGAAAGCTTAGGCTTTTTACCCGGTGACTTTAAAGAAAAAATTGATCCTTATTTGAGGCCTCTGTATGATGCGTTAGAAGAGATGATACCCGGAGAACAGCTTAGAAATTATTTAGAAAAGGGGGTAATAGAAATAGTACCCTTAGCTTTTATGCGTGGCCGAACTCTAAATAACGCATATGTTATTTTAGATGAAGCTCAAAACGCTACATCTATGCAGATGAAAATGTTTCTTACCAGACTCGGTCCAAATTCAAAATCAATTATAACGGGAGATATTACTCAAATTGATTTACCCAGTTACTCGCAGAGCGGATTAGTACAGGTTAAGAATATTCTTCAGAACATTGAGGGAGTTGCGTTTATTTATTTCGATAAAAGTGACGTGGTTCGTCATCGTTTAGTAAAAGAAATAATTAATGCTTATGAAGAACACTACAACTCAAAAGAAAAAAATTAA
- the mazG gene encoding nucleoside triphosphate pyrophosphohydrolase — protein MIGDKFQELYDIMKRLRTECPWDREQTHDSIKAATIEETYEVVEAIDDKDYNELKSELGDLLLHILFHSVIAEDNGTFKIEEVIQSISDKLVRRHPHVFGEVKVNGTKDILKNWEEIKLSEGRTSVLEGVPKSMPGLARAFRLQEKASKIGFDWDKKEDVWKKVIEEIEEMHEMEKAGNTRELEKEMGDVFFALTNYARFLNINPENALRLTNEKFIKRFNYVEQKVKETGKALSQTSLAEMDQYWNESKSSF, from the coding sequence ATGATTGGCGATAAATTTCAAGAATTATATGATATAATGAAACGGTTGCGTACCGAATGTCCTTGGGATCGTGAACAGACACACGACTCAATTAAGGCCGCCACAATTGAAGAAACATATGAAGTTGTTGAGGCAATTGACGATAAAGATTATAACGAGTTAAAATCGGAATTGGGGGATCTTCTTCTTCACATATTATTTCATTCGGTAATTGCAGAAGATAATGGAACCTTCAAAATTGAAGAAGTAATTCAGTCTATCTCTGATAAATTAGTAAGAAGACACCCTCATGTATTTGGCGAAGTAAAAGTGAATGGAACTAAAGATATCCTAAAAAATTGGGAAGAAATAAAATTATCCGAGGGACGAACATCTGTGCTTGAAGGAGTGCCTAAATCCATGCCCGGGTTGGCGAGAGCATTTAGACTGCAAGAAAAAGCTTCAAAAATTGGTTTTGACTGGGACAAGAAAGAAGATGTTTGGAAAAAAGTTATTGAAGAAATTGAAGAAATGCACGAAATGGAAAAAGCAGGCAACACCAGAGAATTGGAGAAAGAGATGGGTGATGTATTTTTTGCACTTACAAATTATGCCCGATTTCTAAACATTAATCCGGAAAATGCTCTTCGTCTTACTAATGAAAAATTTATAAAACGATTTAATTATGTTGAACAAAAGGTTAAAGAAACAGGAAAAGCTTTAAGCCAAACTTCTTTGGCAGAGATGGATCAATATTGGAATGAAAGCAAATCATCGTTTTAA
- a CDS encoding RidA family protein: protein MIEAKFKELTGFDIPTAPKPLAAYVPAKLSGNYVYTSGQLPFKEGKLIAEGKVGKDVDEITAIECAKLSIINCLSAVKTVVADLDRIKQIVKLTVFVSSAPNFTAQPKIANGASEFLVELFGEKGKHSRSAVGVSELPINAPVEIEMIVELDD, encoded by the coding sequence ATGATTGAAGCTAAATTTAAAGAATTAACCGGTTTTGATATTCCAACAGCTCCAAAACCATTAGCCGCATACGTGCCAGCAAAGCTTTCCGGTAATTATGTTTATACTTCAGGACAGTTGCCATTTAAGGAGGGGAAATTGATTGCTGAAGGGAAGGTGGGAAAAGATGTTGATGAAATTACCGCTATTGAATGTGCTAAATTATCGATTATTAATTGTTTGAGTGCGGTTAAAACAGTTGTTGCTGATCTTGACAGGATAAAACAAATAGTAAAGCTAACAGTTTTTGTGAGTTCGGCTCCTAATTTTACCGCACAACCCAAAATTGCGAATGGTGCATCAGAATTTTTAGTTGAACTATTTGGCGAAAAAGGGAAACATTCCAGAAGCGCTGTAGGGGTCAGCGAACTCCCAATTAACGCACCCGTTGAAATTGAAATGATTGTTGAGCTCGACGATTAA
- a CDS encoding LytR C-terminal domain-containing protein, translating into MEKKTVKKTTDGNNKKSSVINILLNISIFILTAIIIYMLYSIFVKFNFGSDKYVISENKEVASEIIQVDVLNGCGVGGVADRFTDFLRTKNVDVVGIKNYISFDVDETMVVDRTGNEANAKRIANLLGIKNDNIITQLNKDYFIDVSIIVGRDYFNLTPFK; encoded by the coding sequence TTGGAAAAAAAGACAGTAAAAAAGACAACTGACGGTAATAATAAAAAATCGTCGGTTATTAATATTTTATTAAATATTTCGATATTTATTCTCACCGCAATAATTATTTATATGCTTTATTCGATTTTTGTGAAGTTTAATTTCGGATCTGATAAGTATGTAATCAGCGAGAACAAAGAAGTAGCTTCAGAAATAATTCAAGTTGACGTGCTAAACGGATGTGGAGTGGGCGGTGTGGCAGACCGGTTTACAGATTTCCTAAGAACAAAGAATGTAGATGTAGTAGGAATTAAAAATTATATATCGTTTGATGTTGATGAAACAATGGTTGTTGATAGAACTGGAAATGAAGCCAATGCAAAACGGATTGCCAATCTATTAGGCATTAAAAATGATAACATAATTACACAACTGAATAAAGATTATTTTATAGATGTTTCGATAATTGTAGGTAGAGACTACTTTAACCTAACACCATTCAAGTGA
- the rsfS gene encoding ribosome silencing factor: MDTLKFAKMIGEIILSKKGYDIKILNLKGISDMADYFIICSAEADRQVKAIADEIDEKLLEKGIKCFHKEGFETLNWILLDYFDIVVHIFRAESRTYYNLEKLWGDAPVISIEDKPKKKA; this comes from the coding sequence TTGGATACATTGAAATTCGCAAAGATGATAGGGGAAATAATATTATCAAAAAAAGGGTATGATATTAAAATCCTCAACTTAAAAGGCATTTCAGATATGGCGGACTATTTCATCATTTGTTCTGCTGAAGCTGATAGACAAGTTAAAGCTATTGCCGATGAAATTGATGAAAAACTGCTTGAAAAAGGAATTAAATGTTTTCATAAAGAGGGTTTCGAAACTCTGAACTGGATACTACTTGATTATTTTGATATTGTCGTGCACATATTTAGGGCCGAGTCGAGAACTTATTACAATCTCGAAAAATTGTGGGGCGATGCTCCGGTTATTTCAATTGAAGATAAACCAAAGAAGAAGGCATAG
- a CDS encoding arginine--tRNA ligase has product MKEYLVSIFNELSQKLIYLNEVDFIFTVPQQDLHGDYSTNVAMLLTKKIKRNPREIAQEIIDGLSYSNEIITKVEIAGPGFINFYFSPTYITEIIKDVLSLGSGYGKSKKYVGKKAIVEFVSANPTGPLTVGHGRNAVIGDTVANMLEYIGYSVDREYYFNNAGRQMRVLGDSVRLRYLELLGEKIQFPEDYYQGDYIKDIAQLLVNEYGNKLLNEDAEGKFKEKAEYEIFQDIIKTLANTKVKMKYFYNEHTLYEEGKIKSLLELFKNKNLSYEKDDAVWLKLQELGNEQDKVIVKSTGEPTYRLPDIAYHITKYERNYDLIVDLFGSDHSATYPDVLAGLKALGYDTSIIKVLIHQFVTIMDKGEVVKMSTRKANYITLDELIDEVGSDVVRYFFNMRSLTSHLNFDIDLAKKQSDENPVFYLQYAHARIASILRMTQGEGLTQSLNNLSLLQKIEEQKLIKKIYEFPSEILHCSEQFEPHRITTYLEELASLFHRFYTECRIIGSDKNLAEARIALVMAVQQTIKNGLSILGVDSPDKM; this is encoded by the coding sequence ATGAAAGAATACCTCGTCAGCATATTTAACGAATTATCCCAAAAATTAATCTACTTAAATGAAGTGGATTTTATTTTTACTGTTCCACAACAGGATTTGCATGGTGATTATTCTACGAATGTTGCGATGCTGCTGACTAAAAAGATTAAAAGAAATCCACGCGAGATTGCGCAGGAAATAATCGACGGCTTATCCTACTCCAATGAAATTATTACTAAAGTTGAAATAGCAGGACCCGGTTTTATCAATTTTTATTTTTCGCCAACATATATTACGGAAATAATAAAAGATGTACTTTCTCTCGGATCGGGTTATGGTAAGTCGAAAAAATATGTGGGGAAGAAAGCAATTGTTGAGTTCGTCTCTGCTAATCCAACCGGTCCACTTACTGTTGGGCACGGCAGAAATGCTGTAATTGGTGATACTGTTGCTAATATGCTCGAATATATTGGTTATTCAGTTGATCGAGAATATTATTTCAATAATGCCGGCAGACAGATGAGAGTGTTGGGGGATTCCGTTCGGCTCCGCTATCTTGAATTATTAGGGGAGAAGATTCAATTTCCTGAAGATTATTATCAAGGGGATTATATAAAAGATATAGCCCAACTGCTTGTAAATGAATATGGGAATAAGCTGTTAAATGAAGATGCTGAAGGTAAATTTAAAGAGAAAGCAGAATACGAGATATTTCAAGATATAATTAAAACTTTAGCAAATACTAAAGTGAAGATGAAATATTTTTATAATGAACACACCTTATACGAAGAGGGAAAAATTAAATCTCTGCTTGAGCTGTTCAAGAATAAAAATTTATCATACGAAAAGGATGATGCTGTTTGGCTTAAGCTGCAAGAACTGGGGAATGAGCAGGATAAAGTTATAGTAAAATCTACTGGAGAGCCAACATATCGTTTACCAGATATTGCATATCATATTACAAAATATGAACGCAATTATGATTTAATTGTTGATTTATTTGGTTCCGATCACAGCGCTACTTACCCAGATGTACTTGCCGGATTAAAAGCATTAGGATATGATACCTCAATAATAAAAGTGCTAATTCACCAGTTTGTTACAATAATGGATAAAGGTGAAGTTGTAAAAATGTCCACCAGAAAAGCTAATTATATTACTCTTGATGAGCTGATCGATGAAGTGGGGAGCGATGTAGTGCGATACTTTTTCAATATGAGAAGTTTAACAAGCCATTTAAATTTTGATATCGATCTTGCCAAAAAACAATCAGATGAAAATCCGGTTTTTTATCTTCAATATGCACACGCCCGAATAGCCTCAATCTTGAGAATGACTCAAGGCGAGGGACTTACTCAATCTTTAAACAATTTATCGCTTTTGCAAAAAATTGAAGAACAGAAATTGATCAAGAAGATTTATGAATTTCCAAGCGAAATTTTGCACTGTTCCGAACAATTTGAACCCCATCGAATCACTACTTACTTGGAAGAATTAGCCTCTCTCTTTCATAGGTTTTATACTGAATGCAGAATTATTGGTAGTGATAAAAATTTAGCAGAGGCAAGAATTGCATTGGTAATGGCGGTTCAGCAGACTATTAAAAATGGTCTCTCCATTTTGGGAGTTGACTCTCCCGATAAGATGTAA
- a CDS encoding ComF family protein — protein sequence MKKALANFVDFFLPRLCPACNCTLNQTESLVCSACFNSIKIAGDELIKKEYERKFSADNYVKDFISPFVFEKEKVLQFILHRLKYDNDYHVGKALGEITGQIIFKKLQSWQCHLLVPIPLFHSRISERGYNQSFVIARGISKSSGIPVKKNIIKRKRFTNTQTNLSLHERKLNISDAFNVVSPKDIIQKRIAIVDDVITTGATVSECAKVLIDQGALEVFAVSVAIADL from the coding sequence ATGAAAAAGGCGCTAGCTAATTTCGTAGATTTTTTTCTTCCCCGATTATGCCCTGCTTGCAACTGTACACTTAATCAAACCGAATCTTTAGTCTGTTCTGCTTGTTTTAATTCAATCAAAATTGCCGGGGATGAACTGATCAAAAAGGAGTATGAGCGAAAATTTAGTGCTGATAATTATGTTAAGGATTTTATATCGCCATTTGTTTTCGAAAAGGAAAAGGTACTGCAGTTTATACTTCATAGATTGAAGTATGATAATGATTATCATGTTGGAAAGGCTTTGGGGGAAATTACCGGCCAGATAATATTTAAAAAACTCCAATCGTGGCAGTGCCATCTTCTTGTTCCAATTCCACTTTTTCACTCTCGTATTTCTGAGAGAGGATATAATCAATCATTTGTTATAGCTAGAGGTATTTCTAAATCTTCGGGTATCCCGGTAAAAAAAAATATCATTAAACGAAAACGCTTCACAAATACACAAACAAATCTTTCTTTGCATGAAAGAAAATTAAATATTTCGGATGCGTTCAACGTTGTTAGCCCAAAAGATATAATACAAAAACGAATTGCGATTGTAGATGATGTGATTACAACGGGGGCAACTGTGTCGGAATGTGCCAAAGTACTTATAGACCAAGGCGCTTTGGAAGTCTTTGCCGTATCGGTAGCAATTGCAGATTTATAA
- a CDS encoding hemerythrin family protein, with product MMKQTNFINFTVTGKLGIEDIDNQHYDLASLINRLYDNYINKDLESINQIFPKLIQHIQLHFEYEEKIMIENKFDGFYSHKMEHRRFNNNLKMIVGDFLESQKLFDVGVLESIRRWYYNHIEIKDRKLVEYIKSRENLNEKGAS from the coding sequence ATGATGAAACAAACGAATTTTATAAATTTCACCGTTACTGGAAAATTAGGAATAGAGGATATCGATAATCAGCATTATGACTTAGCTTCTTTAATTAATCGATTATATGATAATTATATTAATAAAGATTTGGAATCAATTAATCAAATTTTCCCCAAACTTATTCAACACATTCAACTGCATTTTGAGTATGAAGAAAAGATAATGATAGAAAATAAATTTGATGGATTTTATTCGCACAAAATGGAGCACCGGAGGTTTAATAATAATCTAAAAATGATAGTAGGTGATTTTTTGGAAAGCCAAAAATTATTTGACGTTGGGGTTTTAGAAAGTATTAGAAGATGGTATTATAATCACATCGAAATTAAAGATAGAAAACTTGTTGAGTACATAAAATCCAGAGAAAACTTAAATGAAAAAGGCGCTAGCTAA
- the surE gene encoding 5'/3'-nucleotidase SurE has protein sequence MKILISNDDGINSQGISELADELKKIAEVTIIAPSTEQSAVGHAITMKIPLRVTEHFKNGEFFGYAVDGTPADCIKIGIRNIMKSKPDLVVSGINHGANAAINIIYSGTVSAAREAAIMDIPAIAVSVASHDAKDFSYASELTARLAKVFTKKVMQKGTLLNLNVPDLPKSQIKGVRLTTQGKSKWDDIYQERTDPYGKKYYWLTGNLIESDNSLDADYFALKNDYATITPIHFDLTDYETYSDMKSWDLESLK, from the coding sequence TTGAAGATATTGATTTCAAATGATGATGGCATTAATTCTCAGGGCATTTCTGAACTGGCTGACGAATTGAAAAAAATTGCCGAAGTAACCATCATTGCTCCAAGTACAGAACAGAGTGCTGTTGGTCATGCAATAACAATGAAAATCCCACTACGGGTAACCGAACATTTCAAAAATGGCGAGTTCTTCGGATATGCAGTTGATGGAACTCCGGCTGATTGTATTAAAATTGGTATTAGAAATATCATGAAATCAAAACCCGATTTAGTTGTTTCGGGTATTAATCATGGTGCCAATGCTGCCATTAACATTATATATAGTGGAACGGTTTCCGCCGCACGAGAAGCAGCAATAATGGATATTCCCGCAATTGCTGTTTCGGTAGCCAGTCATGATGCAAAGGACTTTTCTTATGCTTCAGAGTTAACCGCGAGACTGGCAAAAGTTTTCACTAAAAAGGTTATGCAAAAAGGTACACTATTAAATTTGAATGTCCCAGATTTGCCGAAATCTCAAATTAAAGGTGTAAGGCTCACAACACAGGGCAAATCGAAATGGGATGATATTTACCAGGAACGAACAGATCCTTATGGGAAAAAATATTATTGGTTAACCGGCAATCTTATTGAATCGGATAATTCACTCGATGCAGATTATTTCGCTCTAAAAAATGATTATGCTACCATTACTCCAATTCATTTTGACTTGACAGATTATGAAACATATTCTGATATGAAAAGTTGGGATTTAGAATCACTTAAATAA